Genomic segment of Deltaproteobacteria bacterium:
CCTTTTGTTCGCGGCGTTCGTCAAGGGCGCCACCGGCCTGGGCTTTCCTCTCATTGCGACGCCGACCGTCGCGCTGCTGTTGGACATTCGCATCGCGGTGACGATTCTTATCCTGCCCAATTTATTAATGGACGTCACGCAGGCGTTTCGCGACGGCTTTCCCCACGCGGTGTTCAAACGCTTCAGATCGATGGTCGGGCTGACCGTCGTCGGTGTGTTCCTCGGCACCATGGTGCTGGTGATGCTGCCGCTATGGGCATTGAATCTGTGCCTTGGAATCATGGTGCTGGTTTTTGTCGCGTCGAATCTCACGAAGTTCGACTTCACGATCACGCCCGCGGCGGAGAAAATACTTTCACCGTTTTTTGGCTTCGTCAGCGGTTTTCTCAATGGCATGACCAATGCCGCCGGGCCGACGCTGGCGATTTACTTTTACAGCTTGAAATTGGAGAAGCGCGACTTCGTCAAATCGATCGCCACGATCTTCGTGATCACCAAAGCCACGCAATTAATCGCCGTCTCGACCTGGAATCTGTTCAACTGGGAGACGATCACGCTGTCGATGCAGGTTTTGCTTTTTACCTTGCTCGGTTTCTTCGCCGGCCTGAAGACCCAAGACCGAGTGAATCAAAAAACCTTCAATCGCGGTCTCCTAGTTTTGCTGACCATCATCGGCGTGATTTTGATTGCGCGGGCGATGCTGCAAACAGCTTAAAGCGCCGGCGCGTAGAGATTGTCCGGCAGGCTGCGAATGTACTCGAGGGCCTCTTTGAGCGGCACCACGTCGGCGTACTTCATGGCCATGTCAAAAAGATTGATCTTGTGCGACGCCTGGCCGCGGTCGAAGACGCATTCTTCGACCACCGAGACTTTCATGTTGTAGGAAAAGGCGTCGATGACGCTGGCACGGACGCAGCCGCTGGTGGTTGTGCCCGTGACGATCAAAGTGTCGGCATGAACTTCGGTCAGCATGCTCATGAGCGGCGTGCCGAAAAAGGCGCTCGGTTTTTGTTTGTGCACGACGATATCGCCCGGTTGCGGCGCGATCTCGGCGACGATTTGATTGGCTTTTTCCCATTGATCGGTCATGTCTTCGGTGCTGCGGCTGCTTTTCGCAGCCCAGCCGCCGATCAGCGTCGTGCTGTTTGAGCGGTTTTCTTCCGCCGTGGTGTAAAACGTCGGCAGATGTTTTTTGCGCGCTTCAGTCAGCAGCTCACGAATGTTATACACGCCGTCCCAGCCCTCTTCGCCGCAGCTGGTGCGAAAGCGCTTGACCGATTCCAAAATCGGCTCGGGCTTGTCACCGGTAAAATTGTAATTGACATCGATGATCAAGAGCGCGGGCCGCTGGCCAAAACCGGCCTTTTTGCCGAAACCTGAAAGCTTGAAAACTTCTTTATCGCGCGGCGTCAGAATGTCGTCCCAACTGGCCATGGCGGATCCTCCCACTCGTTGATGCGCGATGTTCATAACAATCGCCGTGCTTTGTCAAGCTAGTGATTGCGCGCTCTTTTACTGATAGAAACGTTGAACGGTGAGCAAAACATGAAACGGTTATTCATTGTAATTCTAGTTGCATTGACAACCGGCTGCGGCATACCCGTCGCGGTCTGGACAACCGGTGAGGTGCCCTTCGTGCCGACGCCGCCGGAAGTGATCGACCGCATGCTGCAAATGGCTCAGGTAAAGAGCACTGATTCGATCTATGACATCGGCAGCGGCGATGGGGCGATCATTATTTACGCCGCGAAAAAATACGGCGCGCGCGGCGTCGGCATCGAAATCGACCGCGATTTGGTCTTGAAAGCGCGCAACAAAGCGTTTGTCGAAAAAGTGGAACATCTGGTCGAGTTCCGCGAGCAGGACGCTTTTACGGTGGACGTGTCGCCGGCAACCGTCGTGACGCTCTACATGCTACCCGAGTTCAACGCCAAGTTAGCACCCATCTTGGAGCGCCAGCTCAAACCGGGAACTCGAGTGGTCTCGCATGACTACGAGATTCGCGGCTGGGTGCCCGACCGCGTCGAGGACATGCCTGGCCACGTGCTCCACAAGCACACGATCCTGTTGTTTGAAATCCGTTGATCTGGGCAGTCTAGAACTCTGGCAAGTCGTAAAAGCGTGTCGGATTGGTTTCCAAAATCTTGGTTTTCGCCGCGTCGCTGATATCTTTGCGATCCGTCAAAGTTTTTGCGGCGAATCGTTCGCGGTCGCCGTGCGGCATGTCGGAAGCGAACATCAGTTGTGTGTCGCCGACCAAATCGAGAACTTGCGGCAGCAGAATGTCTTCGACTTCGGAGCTGAAATACAGGTTGCCCTTCTTGATGTATTCTTCCGGCGCCAGTTTCTGTATCGGCGCCGTGCGCGAAACGATGTTAGACAGGTTCTTGCCGGAGTGCTGAAAGCGATGGTGCAACCGTTCGAGAATGAAATGCACCCACAGGCAGCCGGCCTCTAGGTAAACAACGCGCAGCTTTGGAAACTTGTCGAAGATGCCGCCGCTCATCATCGACACCATGCCCATCAACACCGGCATCAAAAAGGGAATGACGCCCGAGGGATAGATGTGCGTGTAAAGATTGTTCAGCGACGGACAGGCCCAACCAACATGCACCGCCAGCGGCAAGTTTTCGCTTTCCATCGCTTCATAGAATGGCAGAAGGCTGGCGTCGTCGAGCAGCCGATCGCCGGCGGTGCCGAGAATCATCATGCCGACGGCTCCCAGCTTTTTTGCTTCCTTCACTTGTTTAACCGCTGCGGGAATGTCGTCGAGGTTCGCCACACCCACCCACTTGAGCCGCTCATGGCGGCCCAGCACATCACCCAACCAACGGTTGTACGCGTCGCACATGGCCGAGACATAGGCGGGATTGCTGCTGAGCGGATAGGCAAGAAAAAGCGTCGGGTACATCACTTGGATCGCGATATTTTCTTCATCCATGATCTGTAAGCGTTCACTCAGATTGGTCAGCTCCATGCTGCCGACCGTGTCAGGTTTCCGCTGCGCGTGGCGCACCGGTTTACCGTTATAGCTTGTAGGCGTGCCTAAATTGTTGCAGCCGCGGCCGACGCGGCGCGGCAGGAGCTGCTCATCGATCATCCAATAGGCGAGGCCTTCTTCGGGGCCGGGCACAACGACGGGTCGAAACGGGCGAAACTCGGGGGCGAAATATTTATCGCTGAAAGTGATCGGGTTTTCTTCGACGTGGCCGTCAGCATCGATGACACGCATGGGGAATTCCTCCGCTTGATTTAGCTGTTTTTCTTATAACAAGAGGAGTTTGCGCGATTCAACCACAAAGCGATGTCAGAGTGACGGAGCGCTGAAGCAAGTCAATTGGGGCACGCGGCGATGATTCGCCGCGGGAAAAAGGACCGGGGGGATGGTCCCATAGCGTGAGGAAAAATCCGCCTCGGTCTTTCTTGCAACGCGGGAAGAGAAATTAGTTCCAGCCGTAGAGCCGCTTGGCGTTTTCTCCGAGTATCCGCTTCTTGCTTTGTTCAGATAGATCCTTGCGCTCGCGAATGGTTTTCGTCACATAGGGAAACATGCCGTCCCAGTGCGGGTAGTCTGACGCAAAAATAATCTTATCATCGCCAAGGTGCTCGATCGCAAAGGGCAGGGTTTTCTCCTCGGGCTCGAAGGCGAAGAACCAGTTGCCTTGACTGATATATTCACTGGGTTTGTGTTTGCACAGCGGCGCTTCGACTTTGCCGCGCTTTTCCCACTCTTCGTCCATCCGTTCGATCCAATAGGGCGCCCAGCCGACGCCGCATTCGAGAAACGAGATGCGCAGTTTGGGAAACTTCTCTGGCACGCCAGCATACATCAAGCCGGCAAATTGAATAACGGTCTCCACCGGGCGGCCGATGGTGTGCATAAAGATAAAACTGTCAAAGCGTTTGTCGCCCGCCGGCGTCTCGCGCCGATTGTGCACGCTGAGGGGAACATTTAAGCGCTGCATTTCTTCGTAAAGCGGCCAGAAAGTTTTTGAGCCGAGGTGCTCTTTGGTGCCTTGGGTCGCCACGGCGATGGAGCAAAGGCCAAGCTTAGTCACCGCACGGTTGGCTTCAGCAACTGCCGCCTCGGGATCTTGCAGCGCCACCAGGCCTACCGCTTTCAGACGCGGGCTGTGTTTGCAAACTTCGGCGGCGTAGTCGTTGTAGGCGCGCGCGTAGGCGACTGCGTAGTCGCGCTCCATGAAACCGTTAACGGCGAAGCTGCTGGTCGGAAACAGCACGGCGACGTCGATGCTTTCTTTGGTCATGTCGGTCAGGCGAGTCGGAATGTCAACTTCCTCCAGGCCGCCCACTAAACCGCCCAGATTGGTGTCCAAGCCGTCGGAGGGCAGCAACCTGCCGCCGCGTTTGTTGAAAGGTTCGGTTAAGTATTTTCTGATATCGGAATCTTTTTCGACGATATGGCCGTCGGCATCGATCGTGTTCATGTTCATGGCATGCCTCCCTTGAGTTTCGAGCTTCGCACAAAGCTTAGTCGTTAGCGGTTATTGCTGTCAAATTCTCTCTAGGGCTAGAGAAATCTTCGGAGTCCTTCGACTGGCTCAGGACGAACGGATCAGATGCTGTCAATTGCACACATTGCGGCCTCTTTGGCTCCTTGCGCTTTGCCCTTTGCGCTTGCCTCCCTGCTCCGCGCTCCCTGCCGTGCCGCCTTGCACCCCCAAATGCGATATTGCATATTGACTGTGATGCTCGTCGACACTTTCAAACGCCCGGTGAAAGACCTGCGGATTTCGGTCACCGACCGGTGCAATTTCCGCTGCACCTATTGCATGCCATTGGACGAGTACGAGTGGATCCATAAGAGGGAAATTCTCACTTTTGAGGAGATCACCCGGCTCGCGACCCTGTTTGTCTCTCTCGGTGTCGAGAAAATTCGCCTGACCGGCGGTGAGCCGCTGGTGCGCCAGGACCTACATCAACTGGTGGCCAAGCTCTCTGCCATCGATGGTCTCAAAGACATTTGCTTGACGACCAATGGCGCGCTGCTGGCGGAAAAGATCGCGGCGCTGAAAGACGCCGGTCTTAAGCGCGTCAATATCAGCGTCGATTCGTTGGATCCCGGGAAGTTTCGGCGCATCACCAAACGGGGAGATTTGGACAAGGTGCTCGACGGCGTCTTTGCCGCAAAGCAGCATGGACTTGCGCCGATCAAACTGAACGCGGTAGTAGAGCGCGGCGTCAATGACGATGACATTCTCCCGTTGGTCGAGTTTTGCCGCGAGCATGGGTTCGCCATGCGCTTCATTGAGTACATGGACGTTGGCAATGCCAACAATTGGACTTCGGCCAAGCTGGTTTCCAAAAAAGAAATCATCGAGATCATCCACTCGCGCTATCCGCTCAAAGAAATCGGCCGCGCCGATGGCCACGCGCCGTCGGTGGATTACGAATTTGTCGACGGTAAAGGCGATATCGGCGTCATCGCCTCGGTCACCGAGCCGTTTTGTTCGAGCTGCACGCGGGCGCGCATCACTGCCGATGGCAAGTTTGTGACGTGTCTCTTCTCACAAGTGGGCCACGATCTTAAAGCCAAGCTGCGCAGCGGCGCTTCGGACGATGAACTCTTGCAACTGCTTAGTTCCATCTGGGGCCAACGCACCGATCGCTATTCCGAAGAGCGCCTGCGCGCGATGCGCTCGGCCAACTACGATCCCAAAGAGCATAAGAAGATCGAGATGATTTCTTTGGGCGGTTGATCAAACCCGCGCCCGCGCGTTCTCGCGAACCTCGAACTTTCGCACTGAGCCAACCGCCGCCAAGCTGGCGGCGACCACCGTCACCAGCGCGCCGCCTAGTGCCGTCGACGCGACCGGGCCTATGGCCGACGCCACTGCGCCGGCTTCGAATTGCCCGAGCTGCGGCCCGGTGTTGGTAAACATGCTGTTGACGCTTGTGACGCGTCCACGGATTTCGTCGGGCGTTACCAGTTGATTGATGGTGTTGCGCAGCACAAAGCTCACGGTATTCGCCGCGCCCGCTCCGGCGAGCATGAGAAACGATAGCCAGAAGGAATGCGAGATGCCGAAGAGCGCCGTGAAGATTCCATAGGCAGCGACAGCCATTAGAACCCATATGCCCGCACGCTGCGGGGGCCTGCGCACGCTCATGACCGCGCCCATGACGAGCGCTCCGACCGAATTGGCGGTGTAGAGTAATCCGAGTCCCTGCGGGCCGACGTTTAAGATGTCGCGGGCGTAGACTGGCAGGAGCGCCCGGCCGCTACCGAAAAAATTTTGCGCGAAATCCAACGCCATCATGGCGAGGATCACCGGATGCGCCCAGACAAACTCCACGCCTTCGCGCAGCGCTTTCATGGAGACCGCGCCGCGTCCGCCAGCCGTCTGCACCAGCGGGCGCATCATCGCCAACGCGGCCAACATTGCCAACCATGATAACGCATCGACGACGTAGCACAGCGCGGCGCCGCTGTGGGCAAGCAACAAACCCGCCAAGGAAGGGCCGACGATATTGGCCACCTGCCGTTGGGTGCTGCTCAAGGCCAGCGCGTTGGTGAGATCGCTGCGCGGCACGATGTTGGGAATAATCGCGGTCCGTGCCGGCTGCTCAAGGGCGCTGAACAGGGCGAGAAATAGACTGGCGGCATAGAGCACCCAAGGCGACACTTGCCCCCAAAGGGTTAGCAGCACGAGAACGACCGAGACAATCAATTGGCCGATCTGCGTCGCAATCAAAAGCTGACGCCGATTGACAGCGTCCGCCAGCAAGCCGCCGAACAGTAGCAACACCAACATCGGTGCACCGCGCGCCAAGCCGAGCATGCCCAACTGCAGCGGCGAGTTGGTCAGCTCGTAGATCTGCCACGCCATCGCCACGGTGGTGAACTGGGTGCCGACCAACGATAAAACCGAACCGCCCCAGTAAATGGCAAATTCACGATGCCGCAGCGCGGAGATCGGTGTGCGTCTTTCGTCGGGTCCTTTGACCGAGGCTTTATCGTTCATCGATTTTCCGAGAAGCGCCAGCTTCGCACTGCTCATGCCAATTGTCGAGCCAACAGGTGAATCTGTATGAGAGACACGGTATGACTTAAGTTGGCGTGGCGAAGAATTTCTCCTACCGCAGCAGATTCCAATGACCTTCAAACTATCGCGCGATGGCTGGCTGCTACTTGTCACCTGCGCGGTGCGTTCGTTTGCCTACGGCTTTCTCTCGGTCATTCTCGGTCTGTATCTCGATGCGCTTGGCCTCAGCGCGGCGACAATCGGTTGGATCTTTACCGCCGCGTTGGCCGGCGGCGCGGTGATGACGCTGCTCTTGACCAGCGTCGCCGATACGATGGGGCGAAAATTCCTGCTGGTCGTCGGCGCTTTGTTGATGGCTGCGGCAGGTGTGGCATTCGCTGTCACGAGTAATCCGTGGTTTCTAGCCATCGCGGCAGTTCTCGGCACCATCAGTCCGTCTGGAAAAGACATCGGGCCTTTTCTTTCGATAGAACAAGCGATCCTGCCGCAAACGACCGACGATCGAAATCGAACGACAATATTCTCCGTCTACAACCTTGTGGGGTCATTGGCAGGAGCGCTGGGCGCGCTTGCCGTCGCCGCGCCATCGTTCTTCTTGTTTTCCCAATTGGAAGGCTATCGGTATCTGATCTGGGGATACGTCTGTTGCGCTCTGCTGCTAGCGTTTTTGTTTGGCTTACTTTCACCCAGTGTGGAAGGTGCGAGAAAGCGCGACCCCGCAGCGCCAAGAGCTGGTTTGAATCGTTCGCGCGGTATCGTGATCAAATTGGCTGCGCTCTTTTCACTCGACGCGTTCGCCGGTGCGTTTATCGTGCAGAGCATCATGGCTTACTGGTTCTATCTGCGCTACAACGTCGATCTGAAATCGCTCGGCGGTATCTTCTTCGGCACGAATGTGCTCGCGGCGCTGTCATTTCTTGCTGCGCCAGCCATCGCGCGGCGCTATGGTTTGCTCAACACGATGGTCTTTACTCATCTACCGTCGAATGTGTTGCTCTTATTGGTGCCGCTGATGCCCAGCGTCGAGTGGGCGGTGGCGGTGCTTTTGTTGCGTCATCTGCTATCGCAAATGGACGTGCCGACGCGACAATCCTACACGATGGCGGTCGTCGAACCCGACGAACGCGCCGCGTCCGCCGGCGTGCTCTCCGTCGCACGGAATGTCGGAGCAGCCGTTGCGCCGTTGTTTACAGGAGCGATCCTCGCGGCGCCCGCGCTAGGGTTGCCGTTCTTACTCGCCGGCGGACTGAAGATTGTTTACGATTTGTGGATCTTCGGGGTCTTCCGGCATGTGAAGCCGCCGGAGGAGCAGCGATAATTCTGCCAAGCTTTCGCCAGATAGCAACTGTGGCCGCAGCCAGAAAATGCTTGCTCCATATCGAGCTTGCGCGAGGGCGTGATCGAAAAGGCCTCGCGATTCGGCCGGGCACTCTTCTAAGCGAAGCTATCGTCGATTATCGGCATCACATCGACGTCGTTAGGCGCTTGCTTTGCCGTGACGAACAAATCGGCTGACGTGTCCGGTCCGCAAAGCAAGATCAACAAGGTGAACTAAGCGGCGGCTGCAGACATTGCGCGGTCCTGTTGGTGAGCCGAATCGCTCCAACACCTCGGCCAATGAGCTCGGTGTACGCCAACCACCAAATCACCCTGTGCATGAAATCAAGTAAAGGCATTCGTCTCTTAGCATGCCGACGCTGGAGGATTTCGGTCTACCTCTCGACATCCGAAACAGAGTTCAAGCACGAGGCAACTACAGCCGAAATCGCCGCGCGAAGATTTTCAACTTTCCCTCCCGCGCGGTCCACACCATGAGATACTCACCTGGCTGATCGGTGGCGATAATCTTGCCGGAATAACTCGGGCGATTTTCGTTGGTCAGTTGCAGCACCGGCGCAGAGTTGTTGGACAGATCGCGAACCAAGATCGCGCCGTCGGGACTCGATCGGCCCGAAGTCCAACTGAGGTAGAATCGCCGCTGTTCACGATCGCTGAAAACATGGGGCACAAGGTCAAGATATTGTGAGTTGGGATCAGTTGGAGAAACAACAACGGGCTTCGACCACGTGACTCCGTCGCGTGAGTTGGCCATGACGATTTCCGCTGAGCCGTCTTTGACGTAATCCAACAGCGGCGAGCCGGGACGGTAGCGCGTCCAAACCATGACGCGATCACCGTTCGCGTTTGCCAACACGTGGGGAAAATCATCTTCCTCCGGACTTCTCGTGATTTGCTGGGGCGCAAACCAGTTTTTTCCGTTATCGTGCGACTGAACTGCAAACAATTCGCGATTGCCGGTGCGACCGGACGACCAAACAATCCACAGAACACCCTTGGCATCTTCGTAAACCGTCGGCGCCCAGTCTTTGCCTTCTTTTGTGATGGTCGTCGGTCGGGCCCAGGTGTGACCATCGGATGAGTTGGTATAGAAAATATCACGCCGCCCGCCGGCTCTTTGCAGCCGAAACCATCCTAAATGAAAGGTGCCGTCGCGTGACTGAGTAAGCGATGGATAAAAGTTTTCCCCGGGTCCGTCCGGAATACGCCTTTCGTTGGTCCAAAGTCGTCCATCGCGCGAGCTGCGCATCGTGAGATTGGCCTGGTTGCCTTGCTTTGCCGACCAGACCACATAAAACTGACGGTCGCGTCCCACGATCAGCGTCGGATCTTCGTCGTCATCCGCACTGTGACTCACGCGCACCGGCGCAGATAGGTCAAGATTCGTGATCGGTGAGGTATCGAACGCTTGGCGCGGCGGCGCGCACGCGCTAAGTAGGAAGATCGCCGACAACAGAAAACCTAACATGAACTTGAACATACCAGAGTAGTCGACTCGATGACCAACGAATTGAAGAAAGGCAGTTTTCTTGAAGTTCTGGGCGTCGCCCTGCGCTTGGGACTCACTTCCTTCGGTGGGCCGATCGCACATCTTGGCTACTTTCGCGACGAATACGTGACGCGGCGCAAATGGCTCGATGAGCGCAGCTATGCCGATGTGGTTGCGCTGTGCCAATTTTTGCCGGGGCCGGCGA
This window contains:
- a CDS encoding MFS transporter, giving the protein MSSAKLALLGKSMNDKASVKGPDERRTPISALRHREFAIYWGGSVLSLVGTQFTTVAMAWQIYELTNSPLQLGMLGLARGAPMLVLLLFGGLLADAVNRRQLLIATQIGQLIVSVVLVLLTLWGQVSPWVLYAASLFLALFSALEQPARTAIIPNIVPRSDLTNALALSSTQRQVANIVGPSLAGLLLAHSGAALCYVVDALSWLAMLAALAMMRPLVQTAGGRGAVSMKALREGVEFVWAHPVILAMMALDFAQNFFGSGRALLPVYARDILNVGPQGLGLLYTANSVGALVMGAVMSVRRPPQRAGIWVLMAVAAYGIFTALFGISHSFWLSFLMLAGAGAANTVSFVLRNTINQLVTPDEIRGRVTSVNSMFTNTGPQLGQFEAGAVASAIGPVASTALGGALVTVVAASLAAVGSVRKFEVRENARARV
- a CDS encoding amidohydrolase — protein: MNMNTIDADGHIVEKDSDIRKYLTEPFNKRGGRLLPSDGLDTNLGGLVGGLEEVDIPTRLTDMTKESIDVAVLFPTSSFAVNGFMERDYAVAYARAYNDYAAEVCKHSPRLKAVGLVALQDPEAAVAEANRAVTKLGLCSIAVATQGTKEHLGSKTFWPLYEEMQRLNVPLSVHNRRETPAGDKRFDSFIFMHTIGRPVETVIQFAGLMYAGVPEKFPKLRISFLECGVGWAPYWIERMDEEWEKRGKVEAPLCKHKPSEYISQGNWFFAFEPEEKTLPFAIEHLGDDKIIFASDYPHWDGMFPYVTKTIRERKDLSEQSKKRILGENAKRLYGWN
- a CDS encoding amidohydrolase, which gives rise to MRVIDADGHVEENPITFSDKYFAPEFRPFRPVVVPGPEEGLAYWMIDEQLLPRRVGRGCNNLGTPTSYNGKPVRHAQRKPDTVGSMELTNLSERLQIMDEENIAIQVMYPTLFLAYPLSSNPAYVSAMCDAYNRWLGDVLGRHERLKWVGVANLDDIPAAVKQVKEAKKLGAVGMMILGTAGDRLLDDASLLPFYEAMESENLPLAVHVGWACPSLNNLYTHIYPSGVIPFLMPVLMGMVSMMSGGIFDKFPKLRVVYLEAGCLWVHFILERLHHRFQHSGKNLSNIVSRTAPIQKLAPEEYIKKGNLYFSSEVEDILLPQVLDLVGDTQLMFASDMPHGDRERFAAKTLTDRKDISDAAKTKILETNPTRFYDLPEF
- a CDS encoding isochorismatase family protein, whose translation is MASWDDILTPRDKEVFKLSGFGKKAGFGQRPALLIIDVNYNFTGDKPEPILESVKRFRTSCGEEGWDGVYNIRELLTEARKKHLPTFYTTAEENRSNSTTLIGGWAAKSSRSTEDMTDQWEKANQIVAEIAPQPGDIVVHKQKPSAFFGTPLMSMLTEVHADTLIVTGTTTSGCVRASVIDAFSYNMKVSVVEECVFDRGQASHKINLFDMAMKYADVVPLKEALEYIRSLPDNLYAPAL
- a CDS encoding methyltransferase domain-containing protein — encoded protein: MPFVPTPPEVIDRMLQMAQVKSTDSIYDIGSGDGAIIIYAAKKYGARGVGIEIDRDLVLKARNKAFVEKVEHLVEFREQDAFTVDVSPATVVTLYMLPEFNAKLAPILERQLKPGTRVVSHDYEIRGWVPDRVEDMPGHVLHKHTILLFEIR
- a CDS encoding exo-alpha-sialidase, which gives rise to MFKFMLGFLLSAIFLLSACAPPRQAFDTSPITNLDLSAPVRVSHSADDDEDPTLIVGRDRQFYVVWSAKQGNQANLTMRSSRDGRLWTNERRIPDGPGENFYPSLTQSRDGTFHLGWFRLQRAGGRRDIFYTNSSDGHTWARPTTITKEGKDWAPTVYEDAKGVLWIVWSSGRTGNRELFAVQSHDNGKNWFAPQQITRSPEEDDFPHVLANANGDRVMVWTRYRPGSPLLDYVKDGSAEIVMANSRDGVTWSKPVVVSPTDPNSQYLDLVPHVFSDREQRRFYLSWTSGRSSPDGAILVRDLSNNSAPVLQLTNENRPSYSGKIIATDQPGEYLMVWTAREGKLKIFARRFRL
- a CDS encoding MFS transporter, yielding MTFKLSRDGWLLLVTCAVRSFAYGFLSVILGLYLDALGLSAATIGWIFTAALAGGAVMTLLLTSVADTMGRKFLLVVGALLMAAAGVAFAVTSNPWFLAIAAVLGTISPSGKDIGPFLSIEQAILPQTTDDRNRTTIFSVYNLVGSLAGALGALAVAAPSFFLFSQLEGYRYLIWGYVCCALLLAFLFGLLSPSVEGARKRDPAAPRAGLNRSRGIVIKLAALFSLDAFAGAFIVQSIMAYWFYLRYNVDLKSLGGIFFGTNVLAALSFLAAPAIARRYGLLNTMVFTHLPSNVLLLLVPLMPSVEWAVAVLLLRHLLSQMDVPTRQSYTMAVVEPDERAASAGVLSVARNVGAAVAPLFTGAILAAPALGLPFLLAGGLKIVYDLWIFGVFRHVKPPEEQR
- the moaA gene encoding GTP 3',8-cyclase MoaA, with product MLVDTFKRPVKDLRISVTDRCNFRCTYCMPLDEYEWIHKREILTFEEITRLATLFVSLGVEKIRLTGGEPLVRQDLHQLVAKLSAIDGLKDICLTTNGALLAEKIAALKDAGLKRVNISVDSLDPGKFRRITKRGDLDKVLDGVFAAKQHGLAPIKLNAVVERGVNDDDILPLVEFCREHGFAMRFIEYMDVGNANNWTSAKLVSKKEIIEIIHSRYPLKEIGRADGHAPSVDYEFVDGKGDIGVIASVTEPFCSSCTRARITADGKFVTCLFSQVGHDLKAKLRSGASDDELLQLLSSIWGQRTDRYSEERLRAMRSANYDPKEHKKIEMISLGG
- a CDS encoding sulfite exporter TauE/SafE family protein, with product MALDPTHILVGVALLFAAFVKGATGLGFPLIATPTVALLLDIRIAVTILILPNLLMDVTQAFRDGFPHAVFKRFRSMVGLTVVGVFLGTMVLVMLPLWALNLCLGIMVLVFVASNLTKFDFTITPAAEKILSPFFGFVSGFLNGMTNAAGPTLAIYFYSLKLEKRDFVKSIATIFVITKATQLIAVSTWNLFNWETITLSMQVLLFTLLGFFAGLKTQDRVNQKTFNRGLLVLLTIIGVILIARAMLQTA